CAGCGAGATCTGAGTCCCACTGATGAGTTTTATACTTTTAACTGTTGAAGTCATTCATCAAAAATGGCAATCAGCCTGATTCCAGCACTTCTAATGTATCATCGTAGCTAAAAGGTTTGACTGCAGAACTCATGACTCAGACGTCCATGACAACATTTTTAGATTTCACCTTTGGGTCCAGAAAACAGTGATTTTTATAGACTATCATTGATAGATGAATAATCAGCAGCTTAAGCAGGAATTCAGAAGTTAGTTGATCAGTTGTTGCCCTAAAATAATTCTGGGTTTTAGCACTATAAACAGtcattttcacagtaaagatatgtggctcatttttagtctataaatgttaAATGCAGATTCCAGCAAACATATTTTTTGACCAGAAGGttctttaatgttgtttttctctcttacaGCTGGCATGGATTGGTCGTCTTCggtgttgccatggttacactCGGAGCTTTCATCTTTGGCCTCACAACAACAAACTCCATCTATCAAGACGTTGTCAActaaaaggaacatttttttccccctgagaCAGCGCTGTCCTTGTTAACAGAGACGGAGGGAATCGCTCAGACCTGTGCTGCTGTTCTGGACTGCTGGGTGACGTGCAGCATCTCATGacactcattaaaaaaaaccaacaaaaaacaagaccgCTACAGCTTGTCACATCATCTCCTCCATACCAAGTGAAGACTTGAGTGTTTCACTCAGTCAGGGAGTCACCACACGGCAACCAACTTCAGacactttcatttttatctcCTGTCCTGTTTAAATAGCATGTTTTCGACACTGTCGTCATTCCACAGGGGCTCAGACTGTCCTCTCCTGTCTCCGGGCGACACATTCCTGCCCTGTTTACAAGAGCTGAAGGACTATGTATAGAAAGGATTTAGAATCaaattgattttaaataatgaaattgtaccaatttgtttattttaacttGCATGTCAAAGTAATTGTTTCTTATCAGTGAAAATTAACCTGCTGTGGTTCCCATCTACAGGTCCATAATCTAATCCAGGTTCAGACTTTATGTTTGTGCTGCTAACAGTTTATCTTTTGTCCAATGAAAGACTGAATAGAGATATGAGTtgacactctcagtcacagcatAGTTACTGGATTTGAGTGACAGAATTACTAGTCAGTTCAAGCTGATTTGGTAATTTACAGAAATGTCTTCTACATCAGTCAACTGTGAAGTTTTCAAATAGAAGGACAAAACAAAGTAATGTATTGCATTTGAAACAGACTTAAGAATTcattagttatttatttttaagttttgttagtttcttttatattttataggATTACAGTAAAAGTAGTGTGAAGGCGGTTCCGATTGGCTTTAAGGTTTGATCAAACAGAACTACTTAGCTCATTTAAAGCCAACATGAACAACAGTAACCACCAGTCAGGCTGAGAAGCACAGCtacgtgtctgtgtgtgaatcTGTGGAGCGTCCACACTGAGCATCACTTCCACATTCAGGATTTGAAAACCCAACTTCATTCAACAGAGCTGGTTCCTCATAGAATGAGTTGGAATCTTTGTGCAGGTGTATAAAAGTGGATGTAACCACAGAATTCAGTTTTGCACAATATTAACAGGTGGACTCACTGGCATGAACAAATCAAACTCCAGACCTCAAGTTTCAACCTCAAGAATGAAAAGTTGATaattattgttctttttgtgcCTAAAACCAAAGTgtgagcgtttttttttttttatgcagcaATGTCCAAAACTGTATCTACTGAACACTAAAGAGAACAGATGTTGAGATCAGTCGGTTTACAAGTTTGTTTAGTTTCATGACATGAAATTACTTTTTGAACCAAGCtgcaaaacaaggaaaatggTCAAAGGAAGACACGGTACTtcagactaaactgagatttttttccctatttcatgtttgtttaatgagACTGTGGCAGAGCCAATAAGTTAACGGAGGATGTTGTACATGTTTTGATCCATAATTCAAATGAGATTTAAAACTTCACAGTCCTGTGTTCTTCCTGTTTTAGCCCACTGAAATAAGGTGTTTTTACTTTGTGAATATGAAggacagaaaaggtaaaagggAGTTTTGTTTGTCAGAAAAACAGTTATGTTGTATTAGTCACACGACTAAATACAGCGACACATTCATCATGACTTAGAGGAAGGGAAAGAAGCTACAGCTAAATCAGTAATCATGGTTTTGATCAATACAATGCGACTATGTATTTTTTGCAATCAGTGTCTTACAAATTGTTTCTATGGTTTGGTGCTTAACTGTTTGTGTTGAAATTTTTAgaattcttttcttttatgttgGTGCTGCAGATCAAACATTTTCTGGCTCGAAATATGGACATTAACTCTTTCCAAGAAAGCTTTTCATCAGAATCACGTTTCCACGTTGTCTTGCAAAGCAGGCGACTTGAAAACATGATGTTCATGGAAGGTTTTAAtggaaatattttacagatctaCCAATGATATAATGAACTGTAATTAAGGCATGTGAATAAATCTGACAATCCAAGATTTCAAAGCATTTAATAAAAAAGACCAACTCAGGTTGAGTCACAGTTTTGATCCTGGCAGTTTTAGCAGAAGCAAGTTTTGTTAAAAGTGATCACTTCATTAACTTATgcaacaaaacaatcaaaaaaacaTCCAGCTTTACATCAGTGCAGACAACAGCTTCATAGATTGTTCAGtttagtcaaacatgtgggCGCATGGATAATTTCTCTGGTTTTGAATTCACTGCACTTGAGTTTCACTGAAACAATGAGAAACACATGAGTTTTTCACATCTGTATTGGTGAACACTGTAGGATGTGTTGTTCTTTTACACATATGCAGTTTCCCAACATATAGTTTGAGGGCCAGTCTGGTGGCATCAACCCAAATGCTAAAGACAAGATTGATGGCTAAATAGTGCTTTACACAAGGCATTAATGTGATTGTTTTACTCCAGTTTGTTCATTTGTCTAAAGCATAGAGTTGGGCTCATGCAGTAACAGTAGTCCTACTTTAcatcttgttctgtttttgcttaCATTCATTTCCCTTTTAGGTCAAACCTCATGTGGTCTGTCCTCCTTAGTCCAGCCCTGACAGCCTTTATTAAACTACAGACAATATATGATACAGGCTGGAATTCCTCCAGTGTTCACCCAATGGAGATGCAGCGCCACCAAATATATCAGCATCTAAAAATTCAACACACTGAACTGTAAGAGTTGgatgaattctgagaaatacaattaaatgcccaaacaatcattttttttcccctctataCCGACTTCCCTGAGTGAAATGTACCATCTAACAAGTGATGAGTGCAGGCGTATTATAGAATACTGTCATTTGTACTCAGTAGGTGCTATTTGTTATGAAGGACTGGAACATGTGGAGAGCTGGACTGGGAGCCCACTGAGGAACCATGTGACCCGCACCCTAAAACACAGAGGAAAGCAGTATTTTACAGTAACAGTCCCCAACTTGAACCAGTACCACCTTGTAAACACATTAATGCTCACCTTCACCGTCAGAAAAGTGATGTTTCCAAACCGTTGATAGAAACCAGCAACCTGGTCGTCATTAATCCAGGTTTGGTACTCAGTGGTTGGCTATGAAGAATAATTTAGTACAATTAAGCAGAGTTTCTCAttgtggtgggaaaaaaaaaacaaaacataacttcACTCGAGTTAAAGCTACCTTTATGCCGAGGTCTTCCACAAACCACCGGTCTCCCAGGAAGTTGCAGGCCATGTCGGTGTCTCCGTTGTAGACGAGCGCTCGCAGGCCCAGAGAGAGCAGCTTCAGATACACATCCTTCACTGTGGCGTACAGGGTTGTGTACGCCGCTCCAACAACATCACTGCAACAAACACACTTCATCATCATGTATCTTAATACAGTTTATTAAGCTcagttatatttaaaaaaaataaaataaaaatcactccTTTCTAGTCGTCATGAACAGGAAAATTAGCGACTCGGACCAAAACTATGTTCTATACCAGGTTGTAAccgtgtttatttctgctgtaaagttgaacAGATCTACAAGGGTTGACTAATTTTTTGTGTTGGGCTCAAGTGGCCATCTGAGGAACTTGGCACTTCCATGGCAGCATAAAGTTTTAACTTTGGAGGTTGCCGCTTGTGGTAAACATGTCGCTGACCTCCAGCTAAACTGTACTCAGGCAAAAGGGGAAAACGCTTCAAGTTCATATTAACAGGTTTTAACAAGCTGACTGTAAAACTATTTGAATGAACGCCAGATTCGACATTCGACGGTTTGAATCTGCACACAATTGAAAATATAAACTACTGAAAGAGGAAAACACTTTCTAATTTGTTCTGCCTTGAAAATACAATACCTGTTTGGACAAAGGTACATTTCTCCTTTAGTAAACATTGAAAATTGCAGCAGTAACACTAtgtgaatgcttttttttttttactataatcTCCACATTTACACGCTTACTTTATTGGTTATTAAATACATATATCAATGAcaatataatgtaaaaatattgtGGTAATTGAATAACTAGCGAGAAGCTACTTTATTTTGTAAACAGACTGATAAATACAAATGTAGTTATGAACTGTTACgtcttcattttcttcatatatctctacaacattttttgttcagaGTGGTTTTATGTTATTACCAAACAAGTTGGCCTAAAATTGCCTTCAAACTTAGATTTAGTACTTTCAACGAGCTATTTAAGGGCTGCTGACAGTTccaaattcaaaaaaatgtgacacGTTTGTCCTCAGCTGGCATGAGGAGGTCTGCTGTAATGTTTTAACTCCAGGAGCGCCCTCACACTGAAATCATAGCTGCCTTTGAGTAATTACAAGTCAAAAACAGCCACAGGGAGGACCTAAAGGATGTCTCTTAATGATTCGTGGCACCATAATCATCCAGCTGCTTCATTATTTGCTGTAATGTACCTGCAGATGTCCCAAGGTGGCAGTATATCAGGAATGTGTAGAGCTTTCCTCACGTCGCCTCTGTTCAGCCAGTTCATCTGAGCCGTGCTGTTGATGCAGGGAGGAACTTCGTTCAGAGACAGTCGACCTAAAAGCTACATTAAAGATGTAAATTATTAATGCCAacaagaaaaaggaagaagaattTGAAGCACGGGTGCTTCACTTCAAGCAGCCCTTGTTCATAATCACCTTGAGTTTCTCCGAGTTTCTCCTGGAGTTCTTAAACAGATGACTCATGGTCCTCTCGTAGCTTTTTCCAGAGCCTTCACAGTCCAAGTAAAGCGCATATTCATTTAGTCCACTGTTATACACAATACTAAAGGCCCTGTTTACCTGAAAGGAGACAAGGAAGGCAAATATGAGGAAGTCACCTAAGAGCACCAGAAATCCCCTGCTGATTCTTGTAACACATACCATTATCCTGCAGGTCTCTGAACTGGAGTTGTAAAAGTCACAGGTTCCGTTGTTGCAGCAATTTATGTTCAGATCGCGCCACAAActgcacataaaacacagaaagaaccTCTGCATCAGCTATGTGCATCTTAAACCTGGGCTTGGTGACCAGATGACTACTTCTGTCGTATCGCTATATAATGCAAGACATTAAACTGCTGTCTGTTACACTGAATGTAGTAGGAAAATAATTATAAAAGATAGCTCAATTGGGCATTCAGAAAGGAAACTGTGTGTAACAATTCCATGGTACAAGataaatgtatataataaatTTACTGTCAGTGTATTATTTCATTAATGTATCCTCAATTCCTATTTTTTCTCTGGCTGTGAGCTTTCTCTCTGCATGTTGCACTGTGGGACAAAAGTCTTTAACAGGACATGTAAGAGTTGTGTTTCTTTAGGAtgcatatttagatttttgaatATAACATCTTAAATCATAAATAGAGCAATGTGAAGGTCAAAAGCTGCTAAAAATTGGGACTACTAGAACAGATTGTGCTCTTGGTACTTCCAAGAACATTATTTAGCAGGAAGGATGGTGTGACTATACATCTATGTAAAGCATTGGGCCACAATTTAACAGTGacctatttttctttaatttaaaacaacCTTTGTTCACAAAAGAGCTCATGACTGTCAAAGGAATATTCAAATACAGGTTCTCGTATAAACTGACTAATAAAAGCACAAACCACGATTGTAGAACTTGTATTTCCAGTCTTTCACTTTCAAGACTGAAATACCTGACATTCAAAGTCACATAAGATCTGACTGTTGATCTGTCCTCCCTCTGAACGCTCATATTTATCCTCCTGCCATGATCACATGGCCATCTTTAATGAGCTAGAAGTTACACATGCTGCATGTAAAGTACCACAATGCCACTACATggtgttgctttttttgtacATATTCCCTCACAGGAAAGCAAACAAGCTGAACAAAGAGCTGCTTACTCTTCTCCAAAGAGGCCGTGATAGTAACCAAAGTGGATCAAAGACTGGTCATTGAGAGCAAAGCTGCTGATGCCATTTCCTACTGCAAAGCCCTGAAAAGAAgtccaaaataaatgttaagtTGTTTTAAACCGAGTCAGGAAGCATGCATGACTAAGAATAAGAGTGACATCGTGAAGCTGCATTCTGGAAGTGAGGCTGAAGACAAATTTGCATGAAGCACGTCACCTGGAAGTTGATTTTGGTTTTTCCTGTGGCCACACGCAGGCTGAGCGTCGGTGCATAAATCCCACCGTAACTCTCCCCAAAGATGAAGAACTCATTCTGAGTGAAGTTTGGgaatttggcaaaaaaactCTGCAGGGCTTTGTAATTATCATCAGCGACCTAAGAGAAAACAATTTGATACAGTTTCTTAATCAGTACGGACTCTTGTAGTTTCTAGGCTTTTCTTTGCAAAATGCATTGTTTATTCAACAGACTGAGCTACCTGGTTATCATTGGTGGCATATTCGTGGTCATCGGAGTAGGAATATCCAACTCCTGCAGGAGATTCAAGATAGAGCATGTTGGCAATCTTGTTCCAGCTGAAAGCGTTCTCGTACAGCGTGGCTCCGTCATCGTTCAcctgaaagacaaagacaacTCTGCCCGTCTCAGAGCCACTGTGATTCAGTGTACAGGTGTAGTTATGCACACAGTTTGCCTGCTCACATGAAACGGTCCATTCTCTGACAGGAATCCATCCAGAGAGCTGCAGCCTGGGCCTCCATTCAGCCACAGCACCAGAGGGTCTTTGACTGGGTCCCTCTGAGACGTCACAAACCTGCACATCAGGATTCATGTTAAACACCGCATCATACTGAATGACAATGGAGGTAGCT
This genomic interval from Acanthochromis polyacanthus isolate Apoly-LR-REF ecotype Palm Island chromosome 2, KAUST_Apoly_ChrSc, whole genome shotgun sequence contains the following:
- the si:ch211-122f10.4 gene encoding cathepsin A-like, whose amino-acid sequence is MLSSLLLCLLAGFQLCCRAQYAPDEVTYLPGMKFKPNYTQWSGYLQAGQGKFLHYWFVTSQRDPVKDPLVLWLNGGPGCSSLDGFLSENGPFHVNDDGATLYENAFSWNKIANMLYLESPAGVGYSYSDDHEYATNDNQVADDNYKALQSFFAKFPNFTQNEFFIFGESYGGIYAPTLSLRVATGKTKINFQGFAVGNGISSFALNDQSLIHFGYYHGLFGEDLWRDLNINCCNNGTCDFYNSSSETCRIMVNRAFSIVYNSGLNEYALYLDCEGSGKSYERTMSHLFKNSRRNSEKLKLLGRLSLNEVPPCINSTAQMNWLNRGDVRKALHIPDILPPWDICSDVVGAAYTTLYATVKDVYLKLLSLGLRALVYNGDTDMACNFLGDRWFVEDLGIKPTTEYQTWINDDQVAGFYQRFGNITFLTVKGAGHMVPQWAPSPALHMFQSFITNSTY